The DNA window ATAAAGACATTCTTGATTTCGAGCTAAGACACTACCCCTTCGGTATAATGTCGCAGACACAGAGGTATGTGGAATCGTGGATGTATGACTTCCGGGGCTCCCTGATTCAGAAGTCAACCTGTTCACCTGTCCATAACAGACAACCGGGGATATATGGAAAATTCTTCGGTCATTTACCCGACAGTCTCCCTTACAGAAAAGGCGACATTGTAATCGTATTTGAACCGTTTCCGAATGGTAACCGTACATACGCCATGATGGGTGTGATTGCCGAAGAGCCACACACGGTCAAAAAAGGTTACGAATATTACCGTCGGGTGGTGAAGCGTCGCGAGCGTGACGGACTACCTGTGAGTGACTGGCTTGACGAAGAGAATTATCCCGGTTATGAGAATGACCGCTATCTGGTTCAGACAGGCTTTTATAATGAAAGCATGAACACTCTGTCCTATCGTCATCCGATGGAAATTTTCCCGGTGAAGTTTCCGGTGGGCTATGCTATGGTTGATCTGATGATGCAATGGCACTCTCAATATTGCGAACTGAGAAATAAAGACGAGCATCTTCATGAACGCATAGCGAGGACTCTGGAAAATGAACACCGTAATCGGGTTTATGGCATGGGGCGACGGACACAGGCATGTTTCGGTATACGTTTCCACATCGCCAAGAGACATCTGTTTGAACATATCGACGAGGTTCTTGCCGATCCGGCTCAGCGTTCCACTCCGTTACCGATAGCCTACCATCATACAGGAGAAAAGAAGGTGATGCTCGGAGCTTACCTGACATGGTGGCGTGATAACGGTTACGCCCCTGACGAGTGTGACAAAGAAGAATGGAACGCATTTCTGGAGTATAACAATACTTTCAATGTCAGTGATACAAATTTTCAGATCATTGATATAATCAACATGTACACTCAGGAAAACCCGGTATCATTATAGATGTATGACACTTCCGGATAACCTTACTCACGGTCAGTTTCTTGATCTTGCCGACCGCACTCCGTCGCTTGAAGGGGTGTGGATATACCGTCTGGAGCACACCTTCCTGAGCAACGGAGTGGTTTATCCCGAATTTGACATCTACACGAATGAATACCTCTTTCTGACGCTTGAGGATGCTGAGAGGCTCATGCGTGAGAGTCTTGTCAACCGGGAGGCGACATATCGGTTTATCATCACCCAGCTTCCTGTCGGACGTGACATCGGTGAGGAGACCGGTGCCTCATGGACTTATGGCTCGAATGGTGTACTTATTGATTCCAGAAGCACGACCACAGGAGATGACACTATCAGGTCATGCTTCTTCGGACGGCACCGGACGCGCATACTGTTCAGGAAAGGAGACATCGTGGAAGTGGTAGGGCGTGATAGCGTGCGCCTTGCGGTTGTCGCTGACGACGGACCGACCGTCGATCGGTTTTGGGAACGCTACGAAAGGTCTAAGGACGGTATGGGCTACCATGCCGATGCCAGTGATGACTGCTATTATGTGTTGGACGGACCCGGAGAGTGTTGTCATGACCATGCCGATGCCCTCTCCCTGATGAAGCCTTGCAGGTCTGTCCCAGAGGAGATCGCTGGTGTATTAAAAAGTTTTATAAAGTAGAATCATATGGAAAAACTGAATATCGACGAGGTGATGGCATTGCAGATGTCGGGCATGCCCACCTCACAAATAATAAAGACCAACCTTGCGGAGTTTGACCGTCTGTATGACGAAGACCCGCAGCTTGAGGAATATATCGCAAAAGCCAATTCGATACTCGACCGGCAGGAAAAACTGGGTATCGTCAGCATTTCGTGTCAGGATTCACGGTTTCCGGACCGCCTGCTTGCCATCGGTGCCGACTGTCCGGCGGTGATACATTGCAAAGGCAACCTGAAGCTACTTGAAGCCGAAAAAGCTGTGGCTGTAATAGGAGCGCGCTCGGCTGACAAGGAGGGGAACACGAAAGCTTATCAGCTCGGTGCGGACTATGCCCGGAAAGGGTATGTCGTGGTGAGCGGTCTCGCTCTCGGATGCGATGCTGCCGCCCACCGTGGCTGTCTTGATGTCAAGGGTGGCACGATAGCTGTCGTGGGAAACGGACTCGACATCACACATCCGCGCGAGAACAAGGTTTTGGAGGATTCAATATTGCGCAACGGCGGTCTGATGCTGTCGGAACAACCGATAGGCGTCAAGGCCAATCCCACGCGTCTGGTGGCCCGCAACCGCCTCCAGGCTGCACTCTCAGAGGCTGTGATACTGGCCCAGTGTCCGGCTCAAAGCGGCTCGCTCCACACCATGCGCTTTGCCCGCAAATATGGTAAGGAAAGTCTTGCAGCCACTTTCCGGCAGCGCACCGAGGCAAATGCCGGCAACTATGACCTTATTGAACAGAATCTTGCAAAACCGATATGATATGATTGATGTAAACGATAAATTTG is part of the Duncaniella dubosii genome and encodes:
- a CDS encoding YqiA/YcfP family alpha/beta fold hydrolase, whose product is MNDIVENISDTLPVMMYLHGFMSGANGAKQRQLQRQFKGRYRVIAPELDADPDSSLEVINRAIREEHPEIIIGTSLGGFMALECESGDADVVIVNPCLFPKSQLAQWVGEEHTYFCKRLDGVQTYTLTQATLDKYERYDAVQSVCDNAPRVAALCSTADDLLGDSHVKALTGLVWDSFFKVVDDFGHQCKDAGMTHLYDLLELVIDRRRRMGGSPRSFSDFEEMVRTRPQPEVPGFYRLTVRSYEPDQMDLKRVYVNRQTAEEAACDPMSFRLVRRNGDVAVRMMPSDRNVKVFNPDSADYATFHEAAEAMNGLVGNKDILDFELRHYPFGIMSQTQRYVESWMYDFRGSLIQKSTCSPVHNRQPGIYGKFFGHLPDSLPYRKGDIVIVFEPFPNGNRTYAMMGVIAEEPHTVKKGYEYYRRVVKRRERDGLPVSDWLDEENYPGYENDRYLVQTGFYNESMNTLSYRHPMEIFPVKFPVGYAMVDLMMQWHSQYCELRNKDEHLHERIARTLENEHRNRVYGMGRRTQACFGIRFHIAKRHLFEHIDEVLADPAQRSTPLPIAYHHTGEKKVMLGAYLTWWRDNGYAPDECDKEEWNAFLEYNNTFNVSDTNFQIIDIINMYTQENPVSL
- a CDS encoding DNA-processing protein DprA; this translates as MEKLNIDEVMALQMSGMPTSQIIKTNLAEFDRLYDEDPQLEEYIAKANSILDRQEKLGIVSISCQDSRFPDRLLAIGADCPAVIHCKGNLKLLEAEKAVAVIGARSADKEGNTKAYQLGADYARKGYVVVSGLALGCDAAAHRGCLDVKGGTIAVVGNGLDITHPRENKVLEDSILRNGGLMLSEQPIGVKANPTRLVARNRLQAALSEAVILAQCPAQSGSLHTMRFARKYGKESLAATFRQRTEANAGNYDLIEQNLAKPI